A single Notoacmeibacter ruber DNA region contains:
- the rplF gene encoding 50S ribosomal protein L6 encodes MSRIGKKPVAVPDGVTASVDGQTVKAKGPKGELQFTVAEEVSVAMEDGAVAVEPRNETKVARSKWGMSRTMIANIMEGVKDGFERKLEINGVGYRAAMRGKDLQLSLGFSHEVIYEAPEGVTITVPKPTEITISGIDKQVVGETAAKIREYRPPEPYKGKGVKYAEERIVRKEGKKK; translated from the coding sequence ATGTCTCGTATCGGTAAGAAACCGGTTGCCGTGCCGGATGGCGTTACCGCCTCCGTCGACGGTCAGACCGTCAAGGCCAAGGGCCCGAAGGGTGAACTCCAGTTCACCGTCGCCGAGGAAGTATCGGTTGCGATGGAAGACGGCGCAGTCGCCGTCGAGCCGCGCAACGAAACGAAGGTAGCTCGCTCCAAGTGGGGCATGAGCCGCACCATGATCGCCAACATCATGGAAGGCGTGAAGGATGGTTTCGAGCGCAAGCTCGAGATCAACGGTGTCGGTTATCGTGCCGCCATGCGTGGCAAGGACCTTCAGCTCTCGCTCGGCTTCAGCCACGAAGTCATCTATGAAGCGCCGGAAGGCGTGACCATCACCGTGCCGAAGCCGACGGAGATCACGATCTCCGGCATCGACAAGCAGGTGGTCGGTGAAACTGCGGCCAAGATTCGCGAATATCGTCCGCCGGAGCCCTACAAGGGCAAGGGTGTGAAGTATGCCGAAGAGCGGATTGTCCGCAAAGAAGGCAAGAAGAAGTAA
- the rplR gene encoding 50S ribosomal protein L18: MAYKTPVQKRAFRVRKKLRQVAAGRPRLSVYRSGLNIYAQIIDDAKGHTVAAASTLDKDLRSSSGANVDAAASVGKLIAERAKEAGVTEVVFDRGPYIYHGRVKALADAAREGGLTF, from the coding sequence ATGGCTTACAAGACTCCCGTCCAGAAGCGCGCCTTTCGCGTCCGCAAGAAGCTCCGCCAGGTGGCCGCTGGCCGCCCGCGGCTTTCGGTCTACCGGTCGGGCCTGAATATCTACGCCCAGATTATCGATGACGCGAAAGGCCACACGGTTGCGGCCGCTTCGACGCTCGACAAGGATCTGCGCAGTTCTTCTGGCGCCAATGTCGATGCGGCAGCCTCTGTTGGAAAGCTCATTGCCGAGCGTGCCAAGGAAGCTGGCGTCACCGAGGTCGTCTTCGACCGCGGACCGTATATCTATCATGGTCGCGTCAAGGCTCTTGCCGATGCGGCACGTGAGGGTGGTCTCACCTTCTGA
- the rpsE gene encoding 30S ribosomal protein S5 has translation MAQNRRDDRRDRDERDSEFVDKLVHINRVAKVVKGGRRFGFAALVVVGDQKGRVGFGHGKAREVPEAIRKATESAKRDLIFVPLRDGRTLHHDVKGRHGAGKVVLRTAKPGTGIIAGGPMRAVFETLGIHDVVAKSLGTSNPYNMIRATFDALKNQMHPKDVAAARGIKYAELQARRIDTARAEESSVTEEAHG, from the coding sequence ATGGCACAGAACCGCAGGGACGATCGCCGCGACCGCGATGAGCGCGACAGCGAATTCGTCGACAAGCTCGTTCATATCAATCGTGTCGCCAAGGTCGTGAAGGGTGGTCGCCGTTTTGGCTTCGCCGCTCTCGTCGTCGTCGGCGACCAGAAGGGCCGCGTCGGCTTCGGGCATGGCAAGGCCCGTGAAGTGCCGGAAGCGATCCGCAAGGCAACGGAAAGCGCCAAGCGCGATCTGATTTTCGTGCCGCTTCGTGATGGCCGTACGCTTCACCATGACGTCAAGGGCCGTCACGGCGCTGGCAAGGTTGTTCTGCGTACCGCGAAGCCGGGTACCGGTATCATTGCGGGCGGCCCGATGCGCGCCGTTTTCGAGACTCTTGGTATTCACGACGTGGTTGCCAAGTCGCTTGGTACATCCAACCCCTACAACATGATCCGCGCCACCTTTGATGCTCTGAAGAACCAGATGCACCCGAAGGACGTCGCAGCTGCCCGCGGCATCAAATATGCTGAGCTTCAGGCTCGACGCATCGATACCGCCCGGGCCGAGGAAAGCAGCGTGACGGAGGAAGCTCATGGCTGA
- the rpmD gene encoding 50S ribosomal protein L30 has translation MADKITVEQIGSPIRRSKDQRATLAGLGLNKMHRRRELEDTPAVRGMIAKVSHLVRIVDGE, from the coding sequence ATGGCTGACAAGATCACCGTCGAGCAGATCGGAAGCCCGATCCGCCGTTCGAAGGATCAGCGCGCAACGCTGGCTGGTCTCGGTCTTAACAAGATGCATCGCCGTCGCGAGCTGGAAGATACGCCGGCTGTGCGCGGCATGATCGCCAAGGTCTCCCACCTTGTCCGCATCGTGGACGGAGAGTGA
- the rplO gene encoding 50S ribosomal protein L15, which produces MKLNELSPKEGSVKDRTRVGRGIGSGKGKTGGRGVKGQKSRSGVSVAGFEGGQMPIYRRLPKRGFNNVFAKDYNEVSVERIQKAIDAGKLDKGATVDLDALVQAGIVRRKRDGVRLLGNGEIKDGVTFEVNYATKSAAEKVEKAGGSVKLIAPKTKTAE; this is translated from the coding sequence ATGAAACTCAACGAACTTTCTCCGAAAGAAGGCTCGGTCAAGGATCGCACCCGCGTTGGTCGCGGTATCGGCTCGGGCAAGGGCAAGACCGGCGGTCGTGGCGTCAAGGGTCAGAAGTCCCGTTCCGGTGTTTCCGTCGCCGGCTTCGAGGGCGGCCAGATGCCGATCTATCGTCGCCTGCCGAAGCGCGGCTTCAACAATGTCTTCGCCAAAGACTATAATGAAGTCTCCGTTGAACGCATTCAGAAGGCCATCGACGCCGGCAAGCTCGACAAGGGCGCAACCGTTGACCTTGATGCGCTGGTCCAGGCTGGCATTGTCCGCCGCAAGAGGGATGGTGTTCGCCTGCTCGGCAATGGTGAGATCAAGGATGGCGTGACGTTCGAAGTGAACTACGCCACCAAGAGCGCGGCCGAAAAGGTCGAAAAGGCGGGTGGCTCGGTGAAGCTCATCGCACCCAAAACGAAAACCGCCGAATAA
- the secY gene encoding preprotein translocase subunit SecY has product MASAAEQLASNLNFSAFAKAEDLKKRLWFTLGALLVYRFGTFVPMPGINPDAFAQAFQQQSGGVLGMFNMFSGGAVQRMAIFALGIMPYISASIIVQLMTSVIPSLEALKKEGEQGRKVINQYTRYGTVLLGTIQAYGIAVGLEGGNNIVIDPGWFFRISTVITLVGGTMFLMWLGEQITARGIGNGISLIIFSGIVAGLPGAIGGTLELGRTGALSTGIILAIIALAVIVIAVIVFFERAQRRLLIQYPKRQVGNRMFQGDTSHLPLKLNTAGVIPPIFASSLLLLPATVAGFAQSENMPSWAAPILAALGHGQPIYMALYAFMIAFFAFFYTAIVFNPKDTADQLKKHSGFIPGYRPGERTADYIDYVLTRITFIGAIYLVVICLLPEFLISATGVPFYLGGTSLLIVVSVTLDTVAQVQGHLIAHQYEGLIKKSKLRGGKRGR; this is encoded by the coding sequence ATGGCATCTGCAGCAGAACAGCTCGCCTCCAATCTGAATTTTTCCGCGTTTGCCAAGGCGGAAGATCTCAAGAAACGCCTTTGGTTCACCCTGGGCGCCTTACTGGTCTATCGCTTCGGCACTTTCGTGCCGATGCCGGGCATCAACCCGGATGCCTTCGCGCAAGCCTTCCAGCAGCAGTCCGGCGGCGTCCTCGGCATGTTCAACATGTTCTCGGGCGGCGCGGTCCAGCGCATGGCTATCTTCGCTCTCGGGATCATGCCCTACATTTCGGCGTCGATTATCGTGCAATTGATGACGAGCGTCATTCCCTCGCTGGAAGCGCTCAAGAAGGAAGGCGAGCAGGGCCGGAAGGTCATCAACCAGTACACGCGCTACGGCACTGTATTGCTCGGCACCATTCAGGCCTACGGCATCGCCGTCGGTCTCGAGGGCGGCAACAATATCGTGATCGATCCGGGCTGGTTCTTCCGCATCTCAACCGTCATCACGCTTGTCGGCGGCACGATGTTTCTGATGTGGCTGGGTGAACAGATTACCGCACGCGGTATCGGTAACGGCATCTCGCTGATTATCTTTTCGGGTATTGTCGCAGGCTTGCCAGGGGCAATCGGCGGGACGCTGGAACTCGGCCGCACCGGTGCGCTGTCGACGGGTATCATTCTCGCGATCATCGCCCTGGCCGTGATCGTCATCGCGGTGATCGTCTTCTTCGAGCGCGCGCAGCGGCGGCTTCTGATCCAGTATCCGAAGCGCCAGGTGGGCAACCGGATGTTCCAGGGCGACACGTCTCACCTTCCGCTGAAGCTCAACACCGCGGGCGTTATTCCGCCGATCTTCGCGTCTTCGCTTCTGTTGCTGCCGGCAACCGTTGCAGGGTTCGCACAGAGCGAAAACATGCCCTCTTGGGCGGCGCCAATTCTGGCTGCATTGGGTCACGGGCAGCCGATCTATATGGCGCTCTACGCCTTCATGATCGCGTTCTTCGCGTTCTTCTACACTGCCATCGTCTTCAATCCGAAGGATACGGCCGACCAGTTGAAGAAGCACTCAGGCTTCATTCCCGGCTATCGTCCCGGCGAACGCACCGCGGATTATATCGACTACGTGCTCACCCGTATCACCTTCATCGGGGCGATCTATCTGGTCGTGATCTGTCTATTACCCGAATTTCTCATTTCGGCGACGGGCGTTCCGTTCTATCTCGGCGGCACCTCGCTGCTGATCGTGGTCTCGGTGACGCTTGATACGGTTGCACAGGTTCAGGGGCACCTCATTGCCCATCAATATGAGGGGCTCATCAAGAAATCGAAGCTCCGGGGAGGAAAGAGGGGCCGATGA
- a CDS encoding adenylate kinase codes for MRLILLGPPGAGKGTQAQRLVKLYDIPQLSTGDMLRAAVQEGTEVGRRAKAVMDAGELVSDDIVNQIVSDRLDQADCQNGFILDGYPRTLAQADCVEEMLAEKEMPLDAVVELRVDDDALIDRVSGRFTCASCGAVYHDTQKPPQTEGVCDVCGSTEFKRRADDNAETMRTRLRAYYKETAPLVGYYHAKGLLRPVDGMGEIDEVTAAVQSVLDD; via the coding sequence ATGAGACTTATTCTTCTAGGACCGCCGGGCGCCGGCAAGGGAACGCAGGCGCAACGGCTGGTAAAACTCTACGATATACCGCAGCTCTCGACGGGCGACATGTTGCGCGCCGCCGTTCAGGAGGGAACGGAAGTCGGCCGTCGTGCGAAAGCCGTGATGGACGCGGGAGAGCTGGTTTCCGACGACATCGTCAACCAGATCGTGTCGGACAGGCTGGACCAGGCAGACTGTCAGAATGGTTTTATTCTTGACGGCTACCCGCGCACTTTGGCGCAGGCCGACTGCGTCGAGGAGATGCTGGCGGAGAAGGAAATGCCGCTTGACGCCGTTGTCGAGCTTCGCGTCGACGATGACGCTTTGATCGATCGCGTCTCTGGCCGTTTCACCTGCGCAAGCTGTGGCGCCGTCTATCACGATACGCAGAAACCGCCCCAGACCGAGGGTGTTTGCGATGTCTGCGGTTCGACCGAGTTCAAGCGGCGAGCGGATGACAACGCTGAAACCATGCGCACCCGTTTGCGGGCTTATTACAAGGAAACCGCGCCATTGGTTGGCTATTACCATGCCAAGGGCCTCCTCCGTCCGGTCGATGGCATGGGGGAAATCGATGAAGTCACGGCCGCTGTTCAGTCCGTTCTCGACGACTAA
- the rpsM gene encoding 30S ribosomal protein S13 has product MARIAGVNIPTNKRVVIALQYIHGIGAKFAQDIVEKAGIPAERRVSELTDAEVLQIRETIDRDYQVEGDLRRETAMNIKRLMDLGAYRGLRHRRNLPVRGQRTHTNARTRKGPAKAIAGKKK; this is encoded by the coding sequence ATGGCCCGTATCGCCGGCGTCAACATTCCGACGAACAAGCGCGTTGTCATCGCGCTGCAGTACATTCATGGCATTGGCGCGAAGTTCGCCCAGGATATCGTGGAGAAGGCGGGTATTCCTGCCGAGCGGCGTGTGTCCGAACTGACCGACGCTGAAGTGCTGCAGATCCGCGAAACAATCGACCGCGACTATCAGGTGGAAGGCGATCTTCGCCGAGAAACCGCGATGAACATCAAGCGCCTTATGGACCTTGGTGCCTACCGTGGCCTGCGCCACCGCCGCAACCTGCCGGTTCGCGGCCAGCGCACGCACACCAATGCCCGCACACGCAAGGGGCCGGCCAAGGCCATCGCAGGCAAGAAGAAGTAA
- the rpsK gene encoding 30S ribosomal protein S11, producing the protein MAKEAARVRRRERKNISSGVAHVNSTFNNTMITITDAQGNTIAWSSAGAQGFKGSRKSTPFAAQIAAEDCAKKAMDHGMNTLEVEVRGPGSGRESALRALQAAGFTITSIRDVTPIPHNGVRAKKKRRV; encoded by the coding sequence ATGGCGAAAGAAGCCGCCCGCGTACGCCGCCGCGAACGCAAGAATATCTCGTCGGGTGTCGCGCATGTGAATTCGACGTTCAACAATACGATGATCACCATCACCGATGCGCAGGGCAACACCATTGCCTGGTCGAGCGCTGGCGCGCAGGGCTTCAAGGGCTCGCGCAAGTCTACGCCGTTCGCTGCGCAGATTGCTGCGGAAGATTGCGCCAAGAAGGCGATGGATCACGGCATGAACACGCTGGAAGTCGAAGTCCGTGGTCCTGGTTCCGGCCGTGAGTCGGCGCTTCGCGCGCTTCAGGCTGCTGGCTTCACGATCACCTCGATCCGTGATGTAACGCCGATCCCGCACAACGGTGTCCGCGCCAAGAAGAAGCGCCGCGTCTGA